Genomic DNA from Caldicellulosiruptor hydrothermalis 108:
ACTTTTCTAAAGCGTTTTTTGCTTCGCGTTATAATAAAGGGTCAAATGATTATATAAACTGTCCAATGACAAAAGAAGAATATGAAAGGTTTTACTGGGAACTTGTAAATGCTGAGGTTATTGAGGTTAAAGACTTTGAAAAAGATTTGCTGTTCGAAGGTTGTATGCCTATTGAAGAAATGGCGAGACGCGGAATTGATACAATTAGGTTTGGTCCACTAAAACCTGTTGGGATTATAGACCCAAGAACAGGAAAAATGCCATATGCGGTTGTACAGCTCAGGAAAGACACGCAAGACGGAAAGCTTTATAATATGGTCGGGTTTCAGACAAGACTCAAGTGGGGTGAGCAGAAAAGAGTTTTCAGGCTCATTCCAGGTCTTGAAAATGCTGAGTTTGTAAGATATGGCGTGATGCACAAAAATTCTTATATTAACTCACCAGAGGTATTAACGAAATATCTTTTTTTGAAGAAATATCCTAATATATTTTTTGCCGGACAAATAACAGGTGTTGAAGGGTATTTGGAGTCTGCGGCAACAGGTATCATTGCAGGGATTAATGCAGCAAGGCAGGTATTGGGGAAAGAGCCTGTGAGTTTGCCCCCAAACACTTGCATTGGAGCTCTGATAGAGTATATTACAACACCCAAAAAAGATTTTCAGCCCATGAACGCTAACTATGGTATAATATCAATTGATAATGAAATTGCAAAAGTAAAAGATAAGGAAAAGAGAAAACTTTTGATTGCACAAAAATCTTTGGACATTTGCAAAGAAGTAGCCAACGAAATTTTTGAATAATTTAAAGTTTATGGAGGTTTGCTATGTTTCATGCAACAACAATAGTGGCTGTAAAAAAAGGCGAAAGTGTTGCCATAGCTGGTGATGGTCAGGTCACATTTTCCCAGAATATGATAATGAAATCGACAGCCAAAAAGGTTAGAAAACTTTACAATGGCAGGGTTTTGGTTGGTTTTGCAGGTTCTGTTGCAGACGCAATAACTCTGTGTGAAAAGTTTGAAGAAAAGCTTGAACAAAATAGTGGCAATTTGCAAAAGAGCGTTGTTGAGCTTGCAAAGGAGTGGCGACAGGACAAAGTCCTAAGACGCTTAGAAGCCCTCATGGTTGTAGCAGACAAAGAACACCTTTTTGTCGTATCAGGAAGTGGCGAGGTTGTAGAGCCAGATGACAACATTGCTGCGATTGGTTCTGGCGGACCGTATGCGTTGGCAGCTGCAAGGGCACTTTTGCAAAGCACTGACCTTTCTGCCGCTGAGATTGCCAAAAAGGCTTTGGAGATTGCGGCGTCCATTTGTGTGTACACAAACAACAACATTACAGTTTTGGAATTGTAGGTGATAAGATATGATGGAATTAACTCCTCAGGAGATTGTAAGAGAGCTTGACAAGTATATAGTTGGACAGGAAAGGGCAAAAAAGTGTGTTGCCATTGCCCTCCGAAATAGGTACAGGCGCGCAAAACTCCCAAAGGAGCTTCAGGATGAGATAACGCCAAAGAACATCTTGATGGTGGGACCAACAGGTGTTGGTAAGACAGAGATTGCAAGAAGACTTGCAAAACTTGTGAATGCTCCGTTTGTAAAAGTTGAAGCAACAAAGTTTACTGAGGTTGGATATGTTGGAAGAGATGTAGATTCAATGGTTCGAGACCTTGTTGAAAATGCAATATCGCTTGTGAAAAGCGAGTACATGGAAAGAATGAAAGAAAGAGCAAAAGCTCTTGTTGAGGACAGAATTTTGGAGATATTAATTCCTGAACCTCAGTCAAGAAAAGCAGGGTTTAAAAATCCGTTTGAAGCACTTTTTGGTGCCACCTCACAAGAGATGGAGCAGAGTTATCAGACAACAGATGACTATATCAGAACGCAAAGAGAGATTTTGCGCGAAAAACTTCGCTCTGGAGAGCTTGAGGACAAGGTGATTGAGGTTGAGGTTGAAGATACTGTAAAGCCTCCATTTGAAATGATTATGGGCACAATTTCTGACGAGATGGGGATTTCTTTCCAGGACGTTTTTGGGTCACTATTTCCAAAGAAGAAGAAAAAGAAAAAGATGACAATAAGAGAAGCGCGTGAGGTTTTAGAGCAGGAGGAATACAACAAGCTCATTGACATGGATGAGGTTATAAAAGAAGCAATTCAGAGAGCTGAACAACATGGAATCATCTTTATTGATGAGATAGACAAGATTGCAGGAAAAGGTTCAAGTGTTGGGCCTGATGTTTCAAGAGAAGGTGTGCAAAGAGACATTCTTCCCATTGTTGAGGGAAGCACTGTTATGACAAAATACGGTCCTGTAAAGACAGACCACATTCTGTTTATTGCAGCTGGAGCTTTTCATGTTGCAAAGGTTTCTGACCTGATACCAGAACTTCAGGGAAGGTTCCCAGTTGTTGTTGAGCTCAATCCTTTGACAGAAGAGGATTTCAAAAAGATACTCACGCAACCCAAAAATGCAATTATAAAGCAGTATATTGAGCTTATGAAAACAGAAGGTGTCAATATTACCTTTACAGATGATGCAATAGAGGCAATTGCAAAGGTTGCTGTGAAGATAAATGAGCAGAGCGAGAATATCGGTGCGCGAAGACTTCACACTGTTGTTGAAAAGATAATGGAAGACATTTCGTTTGAATATGCAAATGTTGAAAAACCAGTAGACCTTGTGATTGACAAGGATTATGTATATTCAAAGGTTTCGGATATTATAAAGGACAAAGATTTGAGCAGGTTCATAATATAACTCAATAAATGTCTTCCATAGGAATTGGTGAAGGGAGATAAATGTGCCAATGCAGCAGAGTCTTCTTGAAAAAGTTCGGAAACTCAACAGAGTTATCCAAAGCAAGGACAAAGAAGTATTGGATTTTGATAGGCTGTGCTCTGTTGTTGGTGATGTGACAGATTCAAGTGTATTTTTTATTGACAAGGATGGCAGAGTTATTTGCAAATACATCATGCCTTTTGTGAATGTGGATATCAAGCTTTCTGAAGAGAAAAAGATAGGCGATAACCTTCAAAAGTTTTTTTGGTGGTTTGTGGACACCAGAGCTAATATGAAGTTTTCAGACATCACAAGAATTGCTGAAATTGAGAACAAAGTTGGTAGTGAAAAAGAATTGTTGTGTACATCTGTCCCTGTGATTGGCGGGGGCAGAAGGTTCGGTACAGTTCTGGCATTCAAAAGTTTTTCTGCTTTTACAGAAGAGGATATAATTGTTCTTGAATATGCCTCTACTGTGATTGGACTTGAACTTTTGAATCTTTCAAAAGAAGAAGATGAAGAGGAAAAGAAAAAAAGAGAGATGATAAAATCTGCAATTGAGACACTTTCTGTGTCTGAGCTTGAAGCGCTTGTGCATATTTTTGATGAGCTAAAAGGGAATGAAGGACTTTTGGTTGCAAGCAGAATTGCAGACAAGGTGGGAATTACACGTTCTGTCATTGTAAATGCGCTCAGGAAATTTGAAAGTGCAGGACTTATAGAGACAAGATCGCTTGGTCTCAAAGGCACATATATAAAGGTGTTAAATGAAATGGTGAGGGATGAGATACAAAAACAAAAAGAGAAGTTAAAATTAAAATGAGGGGAAAGATGAGGATAGCAGGGGGAATTTGTAAATTGAGTGCCTCTTGCTATCCTCTTTTTTATCATTTTTAGTCTAAAAAATTTTGTATGGTATTTTTATCAAAAATTTTGTAAAATAAAATAAAAGATTGTCGAAAAATAGAGGGATAAAAAGTGATAAATATGTTTGATAAAATTGACCTTTACAAAAAGGCACTTGACTGGGCATGGAAGAGAAACGAGATAATATCGAACAATATAGCTAATGCAGACACACCCGGCTACAAGGCAAAAGATTTAAATTTTGAAGCGTATTTACAAAGAAGTTTAAACCAAGAAGAAGGTTTACAACTTTTTACAACAAATGAAAGACATATAAAAGAAAGCAGCAGCCCAGACAATTCAATAGAAGTGCTTGATAGCAGCCTTCAGATGAGACTTGACCAGAACACTGTGGACATAGAACAGGAGATGGGAAAACTCCTGCAAAACTCTCTGTATTTTGATGGTGTGTCACTTCAGCTTTCAAGGGAGATAAACAAGTGGAAGACGGTTATCAAGGAAGGTAGGTGATAAAGAATGGGAATGTTTGATGCGATAAACATCTCTTCGTCGGCTTTGACTGCACAGCGTGTCAGAATGGATGTAATTGCTCAAAATATTGCAAACGCAAACACTACAAAAACAGAAAATGGTCAGCCTTACAGAAGAAAGGTTGTGGTTTTTGAAGAAAGAAGACAGAGCTTTGCTGAGATATTAAGTCAGAAGATTGGTCAGGCTCAAGCTTCATCTTATGGTGGTGTGAGAGTAAAGGCTATTTTAGAGGACCCAAGCCCGTTTAAAAAGGTATATGATCCTACCCATCCAGATGCTGACCAAAACGGGTATGTAAATTATCCAAATGTAGACATTGTCACAGAGATGGTTAACATGATTGAAGCATCGCGTTCGTATGAGGCAAATGTCACTGCTCTTAACATCACAAAGTCGATGATAACAAGAACATTTGAAATAGGTAAATAATTAAGGGGGATTTGTAGACAATGGTGGGGAACATAAACTTTGATAGCATTACAAAAGCTTTTGAAAAGCAGTTTTCGAGCATAAATACAAACAGCGCAAGTACTCAAAATTCCCAGGTTTCGTTTGTTGATTTTCTCTACAAAGCGTTAGAAGGTGTGGATGGGCTTCAAAAAGAAGCAGATTATCAGAACAACCTATTTTTGCTGGGGCTTTCTGCAAATCCGCAGGATGCGATAGTAGCATCTGAAAAAGCATCAATTGCACTGCAGCTGACCTTGCAGATTCGAAACAAGATTTTGGATGCATACAATGAGATTATGCGCATGCAGGTATAACTTTTTTATTTCTTTGCGGGGAGGTATTATAGTTGCCTCAGTTTTTAAATGATTTTTTGAAAAATATAAAAGAAAAGTGGAGTAGCTTATCCAAATCGCAGAAGATAATGCTTGTTGTATCTTCTTCTATAATACTATTATCGGTCATTGCAGCCATTTACATTACAACAAGACCTCACTATGTCACAATCTTTTCTGGGCTTGACCCGAAAGAGGCAGCAGAGATTCAAAACATTTTAAGCGAGCAAAAGATTGATTCAAAAGCTGCAAACGGTGGTACAACTATATTGGTAAGAGATACTGATGTTGACAGGGCAAAGATGGCGGCAGCTCAAGCAGGGTATCCTAAAAACAGCAGTATTACATTTGAAGATGCGCTAAAACTTTCAAGCTCCATGACGGCAACAGAAGCTGATAAAAGAAGGACGTTTATAAAACTTAAAGAAAGTGAGATTCAACAGGCTCTAAAACAAATGTCAGATTACATAGAGGATGCGGTTGTAAATTTGAGCATACCTGAGGACTACACTTTTGCGCTTAAAAGTGAGGCAACAAAACCCACTGCGAGTGTAAAGCTCACTTTGAAAAAGAGCTTAAGCTCAGACCAGATAGAGGGTATCCAGAGGTTTGTTGCAGCCTCTGTTGAAGGACTTTTGCCAGAAAATGTAGTGATAATAGACAATAAAGGCAATTATCTCTCAAGCAATTCATCCGATACAACAGAGGGACTTTCGAGCAAACAGCTTCAACTCAAGATTGCCACCAAAAATGAGATAGAGAAAAAGGTAAAAGAGCTTTTGGGAAGTTATGTAAGTTCCCCTGAAGATGTGAAGGTTTCAGTGAATTTAGATATGAACTTTGATATGCAAAAGATAAGTGAAACAAAGTACTCCCCTGTTTTAGAAGACAGTGGCATAGTGGTATCAAAGAAGACAACAAAGGAGGAAGCTCAGAGCACAAATTCTTCATCCAGCGGTGTTCCCGGGACTGATACAAATCCCACACAGAATACAACACAGTATCCCATTTCATCTCAGGGAGGGCAGTCTACATATACAAAAACTGATGAGACTGTAAATTATCAGAACAATGAGAAAAAGATTGAGACTATAAAAGCACCTGGTACTATCAACTATGACAAGTCTTCAATAGCAGTTGTGCTATACAGATACGTTACATATACTCAGGAAGATTTTGAAAAGT
This window encodes:
- the fliE gene encoding flagellar hook-basal body complex protein FliE, encoding MVGNINFDSITKAFEKQFSSINTNSASTQNSQVSFVDFLYKALEGVDGLQKEADYQNNLFLLGLSANPQDAIVASEKASIALQLTLQIRNKILDAYNEIMRMQV
- the hslV gene encoding ATP-dependent protease subunit HslV translates to MFHATTIVAVKKGESVAIAGDGQVTFSQNMIMKSTAKKVRKLYNGRVLVGFAGSVADAITLCEKFEEKLEQNSGNLQKSVVELAKEWRQDKVLRRLEALMVVADKEHLFVVSGSGEVVEPDDNIAAIGSGGPYALAAARALLQSTDLSAAEIAKKALEIAASICVYTNNNITVLEL
- the codY gene encoding GTP-sensing pleiotropic transcriptional regulator CodY — encoded protein: MQQSLLEKVRKLNRVIQSKDKEVLDFDRLCSVVGDVTDSSVFFIDKDGRVICKYIMPFVNVDIKLSEEKKIGDNLQKFFWWFVDTRANMKFSDITRIAEIENKVGSEKELLCTSVPVIGGGRRFGTVLAFKSFSAFTEEDIIVLEYASTVIGLELLNLSKEEDEEEKKKREMIKSAIETLSVSELEALVHIFDELKGNEGLLVASRIADKVGITRSVIVNALRKFESAGLIETRSLGLKGTYIKVLNEMVRDEIQKQKEKLKLK
- the fliF gene encoding flagellar basal-body MS-ring/collar protein FliF, which codes for MPQFLNDFLKNIKEKWSSLSKSQKIMLVVSSSIILLSVIAAIYITTRPHYVTIFSGLDPKEAAEIQNILSEQKIDSKAANGGTTILVRDTDVDRAKMAAAQAGYPKNSSITFEDALKLSSSMTATEADKRRTFIKLKESEIQQALKQMSDYIEDAVVNLSIPEDYTFALKSEATKPTASVKLTLKKSLSSDQIEGIQRFVAASVEGLLPENVVIIDNKGNYLSSNSSDTTEGLSSKQLQLKIATKNEIEKKVKELLGSYVSSPEDVKVSVNLDMNFDMQKISETKYSPVLEDSGIVVSKKTTKEEAQSTNSSSSGVPGTDTNPTQNTTQYPISSQGGQSTYTKTDETVNYQNNEKKIETIKAPGTINYDKSSIAVVLYRYVTYTQEDFEKSDQAKNMSWAQFKLQNQNNKRSFLTDQKEVETIVNLIKSATGIQNVTVEGYEIPTFVDKPQRQIPVDYIYVALAFLLLMVFAASLLIKASKSKPRTVELAGVGPVEISEEKPVAEEILQEAEKRKKAEVEEINVEEFGVSQYEKQIDKLLKEKPEIVAQLLRNWLNEDWE
- the flgC gene encoding flagellar basal body rod protein FlgC, translating into MGMFDAINISSSALTAQRVRMDVIAQNIANANTTKTENGQPYRRKVVVFEERRQSFAEILSQKIGQAQASSYGGVRVKAILEDPSPFKKVYDPTHPDADQNGYVNYPNVDIVTEMVNMIEASRSYEANVTALNITKSMITRTFEIGK
- the flgB gene encoding flagellar basal body rod protein FlgB yields the protein MINMFDKIDLYKKALDWAWKRNEIISNNIANADTPGYKAKDLNFEAYLQRSLNQEEGLQLFTTNERHIKESSSPDNSIEVLDSSLQMRLDQNTVDIEQEMGKLLQNSLYFDGVSLQLSREINKWKTVIKEGR
- the trmFO gene encoding methylenetetrahydrofolate--tRNA-(uracil(54)-C(5))-methyltransferase (FADH(2)-oxidizing) TrmFO, translated to MEIVVIGAGLAGVEAANVITKFGIKVKLFEMKPKKFSPAHKIDTFAELVCSNSLKSKLLTNASGLLKEEMKVFGSLVMEAAQATSVEAGQALAVDRYKFSEYITQKIKQNELIEVIHEEVTEVPRDKVVVVCTGPLTTESLLSDISKLCSSKNLYFFDAAAPIVLKDSIDFSKAFFASRYNKGSNDYINCPMTKEEYERFYWELVNAEVIEVKDFEKDLLFEGCMPIEEMARRGIDTIRFGPLKPVGIIDPRTGKMPYAVVQLRKDTQDGKLYNMVGFQTRLKWGEQKRVFRLIPGLENAEFVRYGVMHKNSYINSPEVLTKYLFLKKYPNIFFAGQITGVEGYLESAATGIIAGINAARQVLGKEPVSLPPNTCIGALIEYITTPKKDFQPMNANYGIISIDNEIAKVKDKEKRKLLIAQKSLDICKEVANEIFE
- the hslU gene encoding ATP-dependent protease ATPase subunit HslU; amino-acid sequence: MMELTPQEIVRELDKYIVGQERAKKCVAIALRNRYRRAKLPKELQDEITPKNILMVGPTGVGKTEIARRLAKLVNAPFVKVEATKFTEVGYVGRDVDSMVRDLVENAISLVKSEYMERMKERAKALVEDRILEILIPEPQSRKAGFKNPFEALFGATSQEMEQSYQTTDDYIRTQREILREKLRSGELEDKVIEVEVEDTVKPPFEMIMGTISDEMGISFQDVFGSLFPKKKKKKKMTIREAREVLEQEEYNKLIDMDEVIKEAIQRAEQHGIIFIDEIDKIAGKGSSVGPDVSREGVQRDILPIVEGSTVMTKYGPVKTDHILFIAAGAFHVAKVSDLIPELQGRFPVVVELNPLTEEDFKKILTQPKNAIIKQYIELMKTEGVNITFTDDAIEAIAKVAVKINEQSENIGARRLHTVVEKIMEDISFEYANVEKPVDLVIDKDYVYSKVSDIIKDKDLSRFII